The window AGGTTCTTATAAAAGCCATTTTAATGCTTTTTGGCCTTATCATAGTCAACCAGCATCGGCCACAATTGCACACTCGTTCTTCCTTACTATCGTATAGCGTGGATGCCATTTTAGTATTCTAGAACAGCAATGTGGTCAACTATGTAATATGTATTATGCATCTCAGTTGtgtttattctttctttcttattgTTAACGTTTATTTGAACAAAGGACATGGTTTGGAAGATGACAAAGTCAAATTCATTGTTTGGACTTTGGGTGGTGGTAGGAGCCTCAATATACTACAGTAGACTTTCATTTAAAAGTCAACTACGTTGGGACACATTTTGGCGATTTATGCATTTAAACGGCTACGAATGTCGATATATACCATATTTTACACCCaagaatatattttatatttattttatcacaTATCCATTTTAATTATAGAAATTATTCAGGTCAATTTGAACTTATGTTTGCATCAtgacatatatggatccatatctCCATATGTTATccatttttggtatatatatagatactgAATATTAACTTTATGAATGGAATGATGTTCCCGTTTGGACACATTGGTTAAACCACCACTGTATCATTATATCGACGAGCTGATCATTTTGTTAATCTTATGGTCAACCAAGTCATTGAAGTCGACAATCTCTTAACCTTAGTTTGCTCTTCATTTCCCATGGTTGACGCTTCTTAGCACATGATTTGGTTACTGATTTTGACCGTGTAAGATGTAAATTATGACACTGAAGACTAATGGTGTATGCATgatcatttaaaaaaacaaagttacTACGTCAAACAATGAAAAAATAGAAGATGGTAACAAAGACTCATGAGTATAATACTATCTATACTAcgtagtaataaaaaaaatacacccTTGTTAAACCTTGTACATGGAGAattgtctaaaatacccttcCTCACAAAAACAACCCTTTGCTTTTCATTTGCAGCCATTCACATACACACAACCTTCTCTCAATATATCTCTGTCTTTCTTTTATTTGCAACCGTTAATGATATCCGCGACAACGTGTGGGTACGGTgctagtaatatatatacaaacattggGATTGGAATAAACATTAAATGGAACGTGACAAGTGGATTGTAGAATAAGAAAATTATCATATctgttattaaacaaagtaatGTAAACAAGGGGAAATATTGATCGAAATTTACATTGAAAGATTCTTAATATGGATGAGTTGAATGGATAGGGTGTCCAAACATAACTTACTTTCACTTTTTAAGTTTGATTACTAATGTAAACTCATGTGGAAATAAACTAAGAAAATAATAACTTCTAAAGATGAATGTTTAccattaaaaaggaaaagaaaccaaatttacaaatgcaaataaatcttaaatatatgtaaagacttttttttttcttcttcaaaacaTATGTATCTTTTGGGGAAAAAAAGCATTTTATTTAGGGCGTAAAACTAGAAAAGCACTTGGtttgttatataaaaacaaaaaaagtatgAGGCTATTGACCTATTGTCAAGTTTGATTTGTTGATCaacgaaatttttttaaaacaattatattatcGTCCGATGTCTTATCAAGTTGGATCATTGTTTCATTGGcgcaaaacaaaaaaaagtaagaGGCTATTGATCTATTGCCATGTTTGATTTGTTGATCCacgaaatttttttaaaactattataTTTTCGTCCGATGTCTTATCAAGTTGCATCATTGTCTCATTGGCGCAACATCTTCTCCCAAAAATAACTTCCATTTTCCATTATTTTGTAGTAAAAACTCAACTACGTTTTTCTTAACTGCAATCTATAATAACATAATGACCATACAACACATAAGTTTAATCTTAAAGGTTCAAAATTGGCTCGAGATTATACGAAAGGAAAGCTTAAACTGACCTATCTTGtgctataataaaaaaaagtcttgCTAAACGAAGCCCTGAGGACTTCCGTTAAGGTGCATCAAATAGTGATACACTTACCATATAATTTAGAGAgtgaatttttgatataaaaataggaaaatgatttattCTTCTAACAAATTAGGCAAAAAATCATCTTAATAGCTTTAGATGGTGACATGTGGAtatcactaattctctttcctaatcttaccATTTGATTTTCCACATAtaacaatcctattaattatgaagatttttaagctaaCAAATTAAGAGAATTGATTATTActcataaaaatatacaaattttttgATATAGAAAGGTACCATTTGTATAAGAGAAATGAATTACTcttaaaatacaatttttatttaggaaaatgatatatgatgttaacatcatctttgttagATGATGTTGCTTGCTCTCACATACtcaataacatcaatttttacACATGTTAAAAAGTCTCTATGaattttatagtttataaaaacAACATTATCTAacaaagatatgatttttttattttatactccAAGTTTTGAACAATTGGCAAAGTTGTAAAAAAACGCCGTGTCTTAATTTGtactctagtatatatatactcgatATATCTTACAAAATCTCTCCAAAAAACAACCTTCTTtacacttcaaaaaaaaaaagaaaaaaaaaaaaaatacacacacaacCATGTCAGGCTACCCTCATCAAAACCCCTCAGGCTATGGTGCACCACCGTCTTCTCAACCATACGGTGCACCGACGGCTAACCCATACGGCCAACCAGCCCAACCCTACGGTGCACCACCGGCTCAACAATACGGCCAACCAGCCCAACCTTACAGCGCACCAGCTCAACCGTACGGCGCACCAGCCCAACCTTACGGCGCACCACCAGCAAACCCTTACGGTTCACCCTCAGCCCCTTACGGTGCACCTACACCACAAGGAACTAAACCACCAAAAGACCAAAGCAACAAACCTTCAACATCTCCTTACGGTGCTCCTCAACCTCAGCCGTCCGCTCCCGGTGGATATCCGCCGCAGTCGGGGTACGGTAGTCCGTTTTCGTCGTTGTTGCCGTCGACGTTTCCGCCGGGAACAGATCCGAACGTGGTGGCGTGTTTTCAGGTGGCGGATCAAGACGGTAGTGGTGTGATTGATGATAAGGAATTGCAGAGAGCTTTGTCTAGTTATAATCAGACTTTTAGTATCCGTACTGTCCATCTTCTCATGTATCTCTTCACCAACTCAAACACCAGAAAAATcggtatgcatatatatatatatatatattatatattctgtatctataattattatttagtaAATTATATCTGTATCTACAATTTTTTAATCTCAGCTTTTGTCTATTACATACTAGTACACACagtaaattttatatatgtatagatgtatatatatgtatgcttattatagatatacatacaaATTTCTGTATCTATTGTTTCCAGTTTCAGTTTCACACAGTAATACACAtagtaaatttatatatgtatagatgtatatattgtagatgcttattatagatatagatacaattTTCTGTATCTATTATTTTCAGTTTTAGTTTCACACATTAATACGAATAGTGAATTTGTTAGTGATTTTGATTGGAGATTAATTTTTTGGTGATTGAATTTGGGGATGAAAACGGAAACGCGTACTCTGCTGCCTgactgtttttttattttattattttagtaaaGGCATGAAACGCGTAGGATTGGGACTTACACGTGGGAGTGTGGATTAGGTTGAATTACAAAGCAGCGTGTAAGATAGTGACATGTGTAATTAGTGTAGGGCCATGATCTGATGTGTCTTTTTCTGATTTAGTGATATAGTCAAACTTTTATATAGATTTAGAGTCTGGTTTTATATGGACTTATGGAGTGGTTGATGACTTATGATTGATGGTAAAAAAAGCTTGTAATTAAAAGAATCATGAAAAGTTTGATAAaaggttttgtttgttttattcttACAAATGCGTAGAAAATAAGCATTATCTAAAGTTTGGAGTATTGTGATCAAGTGAGGGAGTAAATAAGCACGCATATCTTTTCCATTCAAATACACGGTGTGAGGAATTTAGAATTTTACTGTGTAATGAATAACGATGTGAGGAGTGTGTGAACATTAATGTAATATAGTATAGGGGTTGAGTGAGAGATATGTGATGTTGACGTGACGATCTGAAAGGTGTTTGAAACATTGAAACATATCAATTATCAAATACTAAGTAGCTTCACTTTAGCTTCTCAGAAACAGCTTCGTAGATAttgcaataaaataaaaatttgtgtTGAAAAGCCAACTCCAAGCATCCTCTTGTATTGCTTATTTTTGATGATGGTTTCATTGTTGTAATGAGATCCACATTCCAAAATGGAATGTTTGTGGTTAATTAGGGAAAACGGAGTCTGTTTTGATCTTAAAGTTTACTCTGTATTACCTAAATCTCTTTTCCCCCAATGTGTTTTTAGCTGTCAAAAATATTATTCTGTGCTGACTTGCTACCAGACAtgtaaaatttgaaagtttatattgCCAAGTTTATGTACAAACTGTTAATAGGTTAACCAATCAGGTGCATAGGAATGTTTCAAAATTTTGGACAAATTGTAGGTTTTGAATCCAAAGGGGTGTGATCTATACTCTATGATGATTAGTGATGGTTAAAAGAAAGTTTAATAAGATTGTAAGCTAATAGTGGAGGGAATGGCTGAATACATAATGCCATCTATAGTGTACCATGATTATTGTGGagaatataaaagtaaatacgATTTGTCATATTTGTGGAGTTTGATTTAGTATATACattaatacaaatatatatatatatatatgtgtgtgtgtgtgtgtgtgtgtatgtttgtCGGTGTAATTTACTTGTGATGGTGAATTTTTGTATTAACTTTTTCCTGCTCTGTTGATGGTATCAGGACCTAAGGAATTTACTCAGGTTTTCTACAGCTTACAGAACTGGAGGGTGAGTCTTAATGGGATTCTATATCTGTcatctttttcatatatttgtgGATCAGGTTTCTGACAAGTGACAAACATTGTATTTGGTATTCCTGTGTGTGTTTTTCAGGCTAACTTTGAGAAATTTGATAGAGATCGCAGTGGTAAGATTGATATGAATGAATTGAGAGAGGCACTGATGAGCCTGGGATTTGCAGTTTCACCTGTCATTCTCGATTTGCTGGTTTCCAAATACGACAAGTCTGGTGGAAAGAACAAGGCTATTGAATATGACAATTTCATCGAGTATGTACacataattttcatttataCTAGTATATTTTGTTATACGTTTATCGTCTCTTTTAGTTACTGTCTCTAACAATATCCGTGTTTGATGATGACAATTTCAGGTGCTGCTTGACTGTTAAGGTATGTAACATGCTTTCTTTACTTCGAAAACTACTATGCGTTGAGTCAGCTATAGAGCCATAAGTAGAGGTGGCCAAATGGGTGGATCAGGTAAGTAGAGGTGCCCAATGGGTAGGTCAGGTAACTGGTCACCCTAGGTTTAGGTTGAAAAGGGTTGGTTTTTGTATAAGtcaacatgtgttggcttaggTCGAACAATGAAACTTTTTTGCAAATTTATTATGAACTGTAAAACTGCATTATATTAATCTAGTTTTGAAGATTAGACAGTTTGTTAAGGATTAAGAATACACTTTGTAGACGTTCAACGCATTACTGTATTAGCCACCCTTTTGAATCTGACATATACATGATAACCATAATCCAAGTAATTGGGTTGAGTTTGTGTAATTGCAGACCTACTTATGGAAAGTTATGGTGTCCACCTTGTTTGCATTGAAACCCGAAATAATTATCACCCTTCCATTGCTGGAAAAGTTTTTAAGTTATGAAATGTCTAATTTAACAGTCAAAGTATCCTTTGGCTGTGGTCCATGTGCTGCAAAATAGTTTATGAAGCATTGA is drawn from Erigeron canadensis isolate Cc75 chromosome 9, C_canadensis_v1, whole genome shotgun sequence and contains these coding sequences:
- the LOC122583830 gene encoding calcium-binding protein CBP-like, coding for MSGYPHQNPSGYGAPPSSQPYGAPTANPYGQPAQPYGAPPAQQYGQPAQPYSAPAQPYGAPAQPYGAPPANPYGSPSAPYGAPTPQGTKPPKDQSNKPSTSPYGAPQPQPSAPGGYPPQSGYGSPFSSLLPSTFPPGTDPNVVACFQVADQDGSGVIDDKELQRALSSYNQTFSIRTVHLLMYLFTNSNTRKIGPKEFTQVFYSLQNWRANFEKFDRDRSGKIDMNELREALMSLGFAVSPVILDLLVSKYDKSGGKNKAIEYDNFIECCLTVKGLTEKFKEKDTAYTGNATFSYEAFMLTVLPFLIA